From one Mycolicibacterium sp. HK-90 genomic stretch:
- a CDS encoding nitrate reductase subunit alpha, whose protein sequence is MTKPHIGGSIEELLERSGRFFTAGEFSGDLRTVTRQGGRQGDVFYRDRWSHDKVVRSTHGVNCTGSCSWKIYVKDGIITWETQETDYPSVGPDRPEYEPRGCPRGAAFSWYTYSPTRVRYPYARGVLVEMYREAKARLKDPVLAWADIQSDPERRRRYHRARGKGGLVRVGWAEATEMIAAAHVHTIKTYGPDRVAGFSPIPAMSMVSFAAGSRFVELLGGVMTSFYDWYADLPVASPQVFGDQTDVPESGDWWDASYLMMWGSNVPVTRTPDAHWMAEVRYRGTKVVTVSPDYADNTKFADEWMPCAAGTDGALAMAMGHVILDQCFVQNRVPYFVDYVRKFTDLPFLVKLEERDGVLVPGKNLTAADLGGATAEQENAAFKPVLLDGASNSVAVPQGSLGFRYGNDGLGKWNLDLEDLVPALTVLGDIFETAEITLPRFDTIDGSGATLKRGVPVRRVGEHLVCTVFDLMLAQYGVHRPDLPGDWPTGYDDASRPYTPAWQEQITGVSAAQAIRVAREFARNAEESGGRSMIIMGAGICQWFHGDATYRAVLALLLLTGSMGRNGGGWAHYVGQEKCRPVTGWAAMAMGTDWSRPPRQMAGTSYWYAHTDQWRYDGYRADALSSPVGRGRFRDKHTMDVMASAVAMGWTPFYPQFDRSSLDVADEAKAAGREVPDYVAEQLAAGGLKLAVTDPDNPANWPRVLNVWRANLLGSSSKGNEYFLRHLLGTTSNVQAEPTAEGLRPNDVAWTDDIPEGKLDLLMSIDFRMTSTTLLSDVVLPAATWYEKADLSSTDMHPYIHAFSPAVDPPWETRSDFEAFGAIARTFSALAGRHLGTRTDVVMGTLQHDTPGAMAYPGGTEHDWRTTGETPVPGKTMGPLVVVERDYTAIADKWSTLGPLVESLGLTTKGVTTHPEQEVAELAAKFGVMDSGAGQGRPAITTAERMSDVILALSGTSNGRLAVEGFRELERRTGRKLIHLAIGNEERRITYADTQARPVPVITSPEWSGSETGGRRYAPFTVNIEELKPFHTLTGRMHFYVDHDWLEELGEQLPIYRPPLDMARLFGESKLGRDGIGLTVRYLTPHSKWSIHSEYQDNLFMLSLSRGGPTMWMSPADAAKIEVNDNDWIEAVNRNGVLVCRAVVSHRMPEGVVFVYHAQERTIDVPLSETTGTRGGIHNSLTRLLVKPSHLAGGYAQHSFAFNYLGPTGNQRDEVTVVRRRSQEVKYQ, encoded by the coding sequence ATGACCAAGCCCCACATCGGCGGATCGATCGAGGAGTTGCTGGAGCGCAGCGGCCGGTTCTTCACCGCGGGCGAGTTCTCCGGCGACCTCCGGACGGTCACCCGGCAGGGCGGCCGTCAGGGCGATGTGTTCTACCGCGACCGCTGGAGTCACGACAAGGTGGTGCGGTCCACGCACGGGGTGAACTGCACCGGATCGTGTTCCTGGAAGATCTACGTCAAGGACGGGATCATCACGTGGGAGACCCAGGAGACCGACTATCCCTCGGTCGGCCCGGATCGTCCCGAGTACGAGCCGCGGGGTTGCCCGCGCGGGGCAGCGTTCTCCTGGTACACCTACTCGCCGACGCGGGTGCGCTACCCGTACGCCCGCGGCGTGCTGGTCGAGATGTACCGGGAGGCCAAGGCGCGGCTGAAGGATCCGGTGTTGGCGTGGGCCGACATTCAGAGCGACCCCGAGCGCCGCAGGCGTTATCACCGGGCCCGCGGCAAGGGCGGTCTGGTCCGCGTGGGGTGGGCCGAGGCCACCGAGATGATCGCGGCCGCGCATGTGCACACGATCAAGACCTACGGTCCGGACCGGGTGGCCGGTTTCTCGCCGATCCCGGCGATGTCGATGGTGTCGTTCGCCGCGGGGTCGCGGTTCGTCGAGCTCCTCGGCGGGGTGATGACGTCGTTCTACGACTGGTACGCCGACCTTCCGGTGGCGTCCCCGCAGGTGTTCGGGGACCAGACCGACGTGCCGGAATCCGGCGACTGGTGGGACGCGTCGTATCTGATGATGTGGGGCTCCAACGTCCCCGTCACCCGTACCCCCGATGCGCACTGGATGGCCGAGGTTCGCTACCGGGGCACCAAAGTGGTCACGGTCAGCCCGGATTACGCCGACAACACCAAGTTCGCCGACGAGTGGATGCCGTGCGCGGCCGGCACCGACGGTGCGCTGGCGATGGCGATGGGCCACGTCATCCTCGACCAGTGCTTCGTGCAGAACCGGGTTCCCTACTTCGTCGACTACGTCCGCAAGTTCACCGATCTCCCGTTCCTGGTCAAGCTCGAAGAGCGCGACGGCGTGCTGGTCCCGGGGAAGAACCTCACCGCGGCCGACCTCGGCGGGGCGACAGCGGAACAGGAAAACGCGGCGTTCAAGCCCGTGCTGCTCGACGGGGCGAGCAACAGTGTCGCAGTACCGCAGGGCTCACTGGGATTCCGCTACGGCAACGACGGCCTCGGCAAGTGGAACCTCGACCTGGAAGACCTGGTCCCCGCGCTGACCGTGTTGGGCGACATCTTCGAGACCGCCGAGATCACCCTGCCGCGATTCGACACCATCGACGGCAGCGGCGCGACCCTTAAGCGCGGTGTGCCGGTACGACGGGTCGGGGAACACCTGGTGTGCACGGTGTTCGACCTGATGCTGGCCCAGTACGGCGTGCACCGGCCGGATCTACCCGGCGACTGGCCCACCGGTTACGACGACGCCAGCCGGCCGTACACCCCGGCCTGGCAGGAGCAGATCACCGGGGTATCCGCCGCCCAGGCGATCCGGGTGGCGCGTGAATTCGCCCGCAACGCCGAGGAATCCGGTGGCCGGTCGATGATCATCATGGGCGCAGGCATCTGCCAGTGGTTCCACGGCGACGCCACCTACCGGGCCGTGCTGGCGCTGCTGTTGCTCACCGGCTCGATGGGCCGCAACGGCGGCGGCTGGGCGCATTATGTGGGCCAGGAGAAGTGCCGGCCGGTCACCGGATGGGCCGCGATGGCGATGGGTACCGACTGGTCGCGCCCGCCGCGGCAGATGGCCGGGACGTCGTACTGGTACGCCCACACCGACCAGTGGCGCTACGACGGGTACCGCGCCGACGCGCTGTCCAGTCCGGTGGGACGGGGCCGGTTCCGTGACAAGCACACCATGGATGTGATGGCTTCCGCGGTGGCCATGGGGTGGACGCCGTTCTACCCCCAGTTCGACCGGTCCAGTCTCGACGTGGCCGACGAGGCCAAGGCCGCCGGGCGGGAGGTGCCGGACTATGTGGCCGAGCAATTGGCTGCAGGCGGGCTGAAACTCGCGGTCACCGATCCGGACAACCCGGCCAACTGGCCACGCGTGCTCAATGTCTGGCGGGCGAATCTGCTGGGTTCGTCCAGCAAGGGCAATGAGTACTTCCTGCGACACCTGCTGGGCACGACGTCCAATGTGCAGGCCGAGCCCACCGCCGAGGGCCTGCGGCCCAATGACGTGGCCTGGACCGACGACATCCCCGAGGGCAAGCTCGACCTGCTGATGTCGATCGACTTCCGGATGACGTCGACGACGCTGCTCTCCGATGTGGTGCTGCCCGCGGCGACCTGGTACGAGAAGGCCGACCTGTCGAGCACGGATATGCACCCGTACATCCACGCCTTCAGCCCGGCCGTCGACCCGCCGTGGGAAACACGGTCGGACTTCGAGGCTTTCGGTGCGATCGCTCGGACCTTCAGTGCGCTGGCCGGCCGGCACCTCGGCACCCGCACCGACGTGGTGATGGGCACGCTGCAACACGACACCCCGGGCGCGATGGCCTATCCGGGTGGCACCGAACACGATTGGCGGACCACCGGGGAGACGCCGGTGCCGGGCAAGACGATGGGCCCGCTGGTGGTGGTGGAACGCGACTACACCGCGATCGCGGACAAGTGGTCCACCCTGGGCCCGCTCGTGGAGAGCCTGGGGTTGACCACCAAGGGCGTCACCACGCATCCGGAGCAGGAGGTCGCCGAGCTCGCCGCGAAGTTCGGGGTGATGGATTCCGGTGCGGGCCAGGGTCGCCCGGCGATCACCACTGCCGAGCGAATGTCCGATGTGATCCTGGCCCTGTCGGGTACCTCCAACGGCCGGCTGGCCGTGGAAGGATTCCGTGAACTCGAACGGCGCACCGGCCGCAAGCTCATCCACCTGGCCATCGGTAACGAGGAACGCCGGATCACCTACGCCGACACGCAGGCCAGGCCGGTGCCGGTGATCACCAGCCCGGAGTGGTCGGGCAGTGAGACCGGCGGCCGCCGGTACGCACCGTTCACGGTGAACATCGAGGAGCTCAAGCCCTTCCACACTCTCACCGGCCGCATGCACTTCTACGTCGACCACGACTGGCTGGAGGAACTCGGCGAGCAGTTGCCGATCTACCGGCCGCCGTTGGACATGGCCCGGTTGTTCGGTGAATCCAAACTCGGGCGCGACGGAATCGGCCTGACCGTGCGGTATCTGACGCCACATTCCAAGTGGTCGATCCACTCGGAATATCAGGACAACCTGTTCATGCTGTCGCTGTCGCGGGGTGGCCCGACCATGTGGATGAGCCCCGCCGACGCCGCGAAGATCGAAGTGAACGACAACGACTGGATCGAGGCGGTGAACCGCAACGGGGTGTTGGTGTGCCGGGCCGTGGTCAGCCACCGGATGCCCGAGGGCGTGGTGTTCGTCTACCACGCCCAGGAGCGCACCATCGACGTGCCACTGAGCGAGACCACGGGAACCCGTGGCGGGATCCACAATTCGCTGACGCGGCTGTTGGTCAAGCCCAGCCACCTGGCCGGCGGGTATGCCCAGCACTCGTTCGCCTTCAACTATCTCGGCCCCACCGGAAATCAGCGCGACGAGGTGACGGTGGTCCGCCGCCGTTCTCAGGAGGTGAAGTACCAGTGA